CGAGCCGGTGGACCGTTCCCCGGTGCGAGACCACGTACAGCTCGCGCTGCGAATCTTCGCCAAAGGACGAGATGTTGCCGATGTCGGGGAGCGGATACGAGCGCTTGTCGACGGCCTGTCCGTCGGCGTAGCGGAAGCTGCGGACCCATCCCTGGCAGTAGTCGGCGTACAGGTAGTGGCCCCGCAGCGCGGGAATGGCCTGGCCGCGGTACACGAAGCCGCCGGTGATGGAGCAGCCGTCGTCGTGCGTGTACTCCAGCACGGGAAGCGTCAGCCCCTCGCGCGGGCACCCGGTGCTGGGTTCGAAGCAGTCCGACGCCTCCATCACATCCCACCCGTAGTTGACCCCCGCCTGCCCCGCCGGCACCACGTTCACCTCCTCCAGC
This is a stretch of genomic DNA from Longimicrobium sp.. It encodes these proteins:
- a CDS encoding PQQ-dependent sugar dehydrogenase encodes the protein VSADRNVADPASASLVLHVRQPYSNHNGGLVAFGPDGMLYVGMGDGGGGGDPEEAGQDPLQLLGKLLRIDVDAVQPYGMPAGNPYAGKSGGRGEIWALGMRNPWRFSFDHTAKLLYVADVGQNRLEEVNVVPAGQAGVNYGWDVMEASDCFEPSTGCPREGLTLPVLEYTHDDGCSITGGFVYRGQAIPALRGHYLYADYCQGWVRSFRYADGQAVDKRSYPLPDIGNISSFGEDSQRELYVVSHRGTVHRLAPAT